One window of the Methanomassiliicoccaceae archaeon DOK genome contains the following:
- a CDS encoding radical SAM protein, producing the protein MLRKMECDSACTGRVAEGCRHCIDGSKMVLFVTGLCKWNCYYCPVSLEKKDKDVIYANEGRVYTDEEIVAEAEAMDATGTGITGGDPLLDMDRTVHMIRLLKDRFGKGHHIHLYTATIDPDKALALQDAGLDEIRFHPPESVWTDMGRTRLKETVAALRIDVGIEVPALPGKERELNALVTYAKDAGVDFVNLNELEFSESNWDMMDTHGYSVRDELSSAVAGSRETAMAVLKANRRANVHFCSSTFKDGVQLRRRLIRRAEHTAKPYQQVTEDGTIVRGYLYSDDLAAAEDALRSFGVPEDLYEVLSNKIEVAPWVLEDIAPSVKYRCFLSEQYPTADGLEVERTPLN; encoded by the coding sequence ATGCTCAGGAAGATGGAGTGCGACTCGGCCTGCACCGGCAGGGTCGCGGAGGGTTGCAGACACTGCATTGACGGATCCAAGATGGTCCTGTTCGTCACAGGACTCTGCAAGTGGAACTGCTACTACTGCCCCGTCTCCCTGGAGAAGAAGGACAAGGACGTCATATACGCCAACGAGGGCAGGGTGTACACGGACGAGGAGATAGTCGCCGAGGCGGAGGCGATGGACGCCACCGGCACCGGCATAACCGGGGGCGACCCGCTCCTGGACATGGACCGCACCGTCCACATGATCCGCCTCCTGAAGGACAGGTTCGGCAAGGGTCACCACATCCACCTCTACACCGCCACCATCGACCCGGACAAGGCGCTGGCACTGCAGGATGCGGGACTGGATGAGATCCGCTTCCACCCGCCGGAATCCGTCTGGACGGACATGGGCCGGACCAGGCTGAAGGAGACCGTGGCGGCGCTGAGGATCGACGTCGGGATAGAAGTGCCAGCACTGCCCGGAAAGGAGAGGGAGCTGAACGCGCTGGTCACCTACGCGAAGGATGCCGGGGTCGACTTCGTCAACCTCAACGAGCTCGAGTTCTCGGAGAGCAACTGGGACATGATGGACACCCACGGGTACTCGGTGAGGGACGAGCTCTCCTCCGCCGTCGCCGGGTCCAGGGAGACCGCGATGGCCGTCCTGAAGGCCAACAGGAGGGCGAACGTCCACTTCTGCTCCTCCACGTTCAAGGACGGTGTCCAGCTCCGCAGAAGGCTCATACGCAGGGCCGAGCACACGGCCAAGCCCTACCAGCAGGTCACCGAGGACGGGACGATCGTCCGCGGATACCTCTATTCCGACGACCTGGCGGCCGCCGAGGATGCGCTCAGATCCTTCGGCGTCCCGGAGGACCTCTACGAGGTCCTCTCCAACAAGATCGAGGTCGCACCATGGGTGCTCGAGGACATAGCGCCATCCGTGAAGTACAGGTGCTTCCTGTCAGAGCAGTACCCGACCGCGGACGGACTCGAGGTCGAGAGGACGCCGCTCAACTGA
- a CDS encoding NusA-like transcription termination signal-binding factor → MSADIVLTEDTLRYIALFEQITRANAIDCMDTEDKLVFVVEKGQGNIAVGKKGEHVIKLKEKTGKNIQVVEYSEDPEQFVKNVFHIYNPQKVVIEQRGNITHATVTVDPKLKGRAIGKAGKNLRIARDIVNRHHEIQSISVD, encoded by the coding sequence ATGTCCGCAGATATCGTACTTACCGAGGACACCCTGAGGTACATCGCTCTCTTCGAGCAGATCACCAGGGCGAACGCCATCGACTGCATGGACACCGAGGACAAGCTCGTGTTCGTCGTCGAGAAGGGCCAGGGCAACATCGCCGTCGGGAAGAAGGGCGAGCATGTAATCAAGCTCAAGGAGAAGACCGGGAAGAACATCCAGGTCGTGGAGTACTCCGAGGATCCCGAGCAGTTCGTGAAGAACGTCTTCCACATCTATAATCCTCAGAAGGTCGTTATCGAGCAGCGCGGAAACATCACGCACGCCACGGTCACCGTGGATCCCAAGCTCAAGGGCCGTGCGATCGGCAAGGCCGGTAAGAACCTGCGCATTGCCAGGGACATCGTGAACAGGCACCACGAGATCCAGAGCATCAGCGTCGACTGA
- a CDS encoding 50S ribosomal protein L30e — MSDEKIDISRALKSAITTGKVEFGVDQTTKAVKDGKAQMVVISRNCPSAELRGDIGVKVHVFEGNNMELGAMCGKPFSVSALVIIDKGSSNILTL; from the coding sequence ATGAGCGATGAGAAAATCGACATCAGCAGGGCATTGAAATCCGCCATCACCACCGGAAAGGTGGAGTTCGGCGTGGACCAGACAACCAAGGCAGTCAAGGACGGAAAGGCGCAGATGGTCGTCATTTCCAGGAACTGCCCCAGCGCAGAGCTGCGCGGGGACATCGGCGTGAAGGTGCACGTGTTCGAGGGAAACAACATGGAACTCGGCGCGATGTGCGGAAAACCCTTCTCCGTGTCTGCCCTTGTGATCATCGACAAAGGTAGCTCCAACATCTTAACGCTGTGA
- the rpoA2 gene encoding DNA-directed RNA polymerase subunit A'' has protein sequence MARKDTMKALINRDVSEETAALLLTKYNSLSAISNAGESELVELGLMEEEARSVLAKIGKRPASSSKVKKEVEEVVPVEPMEEVTNFYQYNEGELRLKAIAERLEVRLPMKIIVDIAKRIENADLSDEICEKLITTANRMYTAHLMDQNESAGVMAAHSIGEPGTQMNMRTFHYAGVANINVTQGLPRLIEIVDARRVPSTPSMNIPLTGTAAEDENIAKYVASNIEMTTLLDIASVETDITNMRLIVKPDARKMEARGITTEELVDRLNKVKAVRGMVTTEGYDVVINSDEPSYKKLQTMFDAIKGAKIKGIDNITRAVLSKTEGSWKIVTEGSNLKEVLKVEGVDADNVMTNSILEVADVLGIEAARNSIIHEAMGTLGEAGLDVDIRHIMLVADLMTNDGYVKAIGRHGVSGKKSSVLARAAFEITAAHLLHAAMVGEVDHLEGVTENIIVGQPVTLGTGAVNLIYTPKKKGDEE, from the coding sequence ATGGCAAGAAAGGACACCATGAAGGCCCTCATCAACAGGGACGTCAGCGAGGAGACCGCCGCGCTGCTGCTCACGAAGTACAACTCCCTCAGCGCCATCAGCAACGCTGGGGAGTCCGAACTCGTCGAGCTCGGACTCATGGAGGAGGAGGCCAGGTCCGTCCTGGCCAAGATCGGCAAGAGGCCGGCGTCATCCTCCAAGGTCAAAAAAGAGGTGGAGGAGGTCGTCCCCGTGGAGCCCATGGAGGAGGTCACCAACTTCTACCAGTACAACGAGGGCGAGCTCAGGCTCAAGGCGATCGCCGAGAGGCTGGAAGTCCGCCTTCCCATGAAGATCATCGTCGACATCGCGAAGCGCATCGAGAACGCCGACCTGAGCGACGAGATCTGCGAGAAGCTCATCACCACCGCCAACAGGATGTATACCGCCCACCTGATGGACCAGAACGAGTCCGCGGGAGTCATGGCGGCGCACTCCATCGGAGAGCCCGGTACCCAGATGAACATGCGTACCTTCCACTACGCGGGAGTCGCGAACATCAACGTTACCCAGGGTCTGCCCAGGCTGATCGAGATCGTGGATGCGAGGCGCGTGCCCAGCACGCCTTCGATGAACATTCCCCTCACCGGCACAGCGGCGGAGGACGAGAACATTGCCAAGTACGTGGCGTCCAACATCGAGATGACCACGCTGCTTGACATCGCGAGCGTCGAGACGGACATCACCAACATGAGGCTGATAGTCAAGCCCGACGCACGCAAGATGGAGGCCAGGGGAATCACCACAGAGGAACTGGTCGACAGACTGAACAAGGTCAAGGCGGTCCGCGGGATGGTCACCACAGAGGGATACGATGTGGTCATCAACTCCGACGAGCCGTCTTACAAGAAGCTGCAGACGATGTTCGACGCCATCAAGGGCGCGAAGATCAAAGGGATCGACAACATCACCCGTGCCGTTCTCTCCAAGACCGAGGGGTCGTGGAAGATCGTCACGGAGGGCAGCAACCTCAAGGAGGTGCTCAAGGTCGAGGGAGTGGATGCTGACAACGTAATGACGAACAGCATCCTGGAGGTCGCGGACGTCCTCGGAATCGAGGCGGCCAGAAACTCCATCATCCACGAGGCCATGGGAACCCTCGGAGAGGCTGGTCTGGACGTCGACATCAGGCATATCATGCTTGTCGCCGACCTCATGACCAACGACGGATACGTCAAGGCGATCGGAAGGCACGGAGTGTCCGGAAAGAAGTCCTCGGTTCTCGCCAGGGCCGCTTTCGAGATCACAGCCGCGCACCTTCTGCACGCAGCTATGGTGGGCGAGGTGGACCACCTCGAGGGAGTCACCGAGAACATCATAGTCGGTCAGCCGGTCACACTCGGTACCGGAGCCGTAAACCTGATTTACACACCCAAGAAAAAGGGGGATGAAGAATGA